A genomic region of Thunnus albacares chromosome 2, fThuAlb1.1, whole genome shotgun sequence contains the following coding sequences:
- the LOC122968110 gene encoding natterin-3-like, whose translation MMKLFLLLVLPALSSASFLDIVNGTEQRNVSILDPDLGERVPEINANDSITADEALLLPPVELRNRQRLRTSFKFESPSLEWQTWRGSLPNGSVSIYNHYTYRYDYVCKYRCEAGFYNPQMGPYCRFPFATRVYRCATFEVLVNRDNFEFLEWMSGSYGSVPQNSIGTCSGGDKYVGMNKYGLGKVDTTHGAFYLPWKGKEYWYRSWYQVLTINKGVMSEVISDVKYKTDKMKIFHYPPETMRISTITNHACSSVVKTVMLSKTDMVEHRWDTGFAHTLGVTSSFTTEIPIIGFETSISFSVETTLDFSQGTSITEENSHSVSVQFNVPSNHVCRARMVGYKNKADIPFTARLTRTNHNGKTHSTTINGTYYGVQIGEVHAMVDRCRPVPDASPCR comes from the exons ATG ATGAAGCTGTTTTTGCTGTTGGTCCTACCAGCTCTGTCCTCAGCCAGTTTTCTTGACATTGTCAATGGCACAGAGCAAAGAAATG TGTCAATACTGGACCCTGATCTAGGGGAAAGGGTTCCTGAAATCAACGCTAACGATTCGATTACAGCTGATGAAgcccttcttcttcctcctgtgGAGCTGAGGAACAGGCAACGTTTGCGTACGTCCTTCAAGTTTGAAAGCCCCAGCCTGGAGTGGCAGACCTGGCGTGGCTCTCTACCCAACGGATCCGTTTCAATTTACAATCATTACACATATCGCTATGATTACGTCTGCAAATACAGGTGTGAAGCTGGCTTCTACAACCCCCAAATGGGTCCTTACTGCCGCTTCCCCTTTGCAACACGAGTGTACCGTTGTGCTACGTTTGAGGTCCTGGTGAACAGGGATAACTTTGAGTTTCTAGAGTGGATGTCGGGTTCCTATGGTTCAGTGCCCCAGAATTCAATAGGGACCTGCTCCGGAGGCGACAAATACGTCGGCATGAACAAGTATGGGCTCGGAAAGGTGGATACTACGCACGGGGCATTCTACCTTCCCTGGAAAGGTAAAGAGTATTGGTACAGAAGTTGGTACCAGGTCCTGACCATCAATAAGGGTGTGATGAGTGAGGTCATTTCTGATGTCAAGtataaaactgataaaatgaaaatcttcCATTATCCTCCAGAGACCATGCGCATCTCGACCATCACCAACCATGCATGCAGTTCAGTAGTGAAAACAGTTATGCTCTCAAAGACAGATATGGTGGAGCATCGGTGGGACACAGGTTTTGCCCACACATTGGGCGTCACAAGCTCCTTCACCACTGAAATACCCATTATTGGTTTTGAAACGTCAATTTCATTTAGTGTTGAGACAACATTGGATTTCTCACAAGGAACATCCATAACAGAGGAAAACTCCCACTCTGTTTCTGTGCAGTTCAATGTTCCATCTAACCATGTCTGCAGAGCCCGTATGGTGGGATATAAGAACAAGGCAGACATCCCCTTTACAGCTCGACTTACACGCACCAACCACAATGGGAAGACCCACTCGACAACCATTAATGGGACGTACTATGGTGTCCAGATTGGAGAAGTCCATGCCATGGTGGATCGCTGTAGACCTGTACCAGATGCCAGCCCTTGCCGCTGA